A genomic window from Ruminiclostridium cellulolyticum H10 includes:
- a CDS encoding NUDIX domain-containing protein, whose protein sequence is MDYNEKTLKTEDIYKGNIIKVQNLTVSLPNGKEATRDIVLHPGASVVVPINEKGELYMVKQFRKPLDMTTLELPAGKLDSVGEDPKLCAERELMEETGLRAGKIEHLISIHTTPGFCNEVIHMYVATELIEGESCTDEDEFLDVEKIHVSKLVDMILNHEITDGKTIIGVLMAERMLREK, encoded by the coding sequence ATGGATTACAATGAAAAAACACTTAAAACAGAGGATATATACAAAGGTAACATAATTAAAGTTCAGAATTTAACGGTCAGCCTTCCAAACGGAAAGGAAGCTACAAGAGATATAGTATTGCACCCGGGAGCGTCGGTTGTTGTTCCCATTAATGAAAAGGGTGAATTGTACATGGTTAAGCAATTCAGAAAGCCTCTTGATATGACTACACTCGAGCTTCCTGCCGGTAAACTGGATTCAGTCGGAGAAGATCCAAAGCTCTGTGCGGAAAGAGAATTAATGGAAGAGACTGGTCTCCGTGCAGGAAAGATTGAGCATTTGATAAGCATACATACCACGCCGGGTTTTTGTAACGAAGTTATTCATATGTATGTAGCCACAGAACTTATCGAGGGAGAATCATGTACTGATGAAGACGAGTTTCTGGATGTGGAGAAAATTCATGTTTCAAAGCTGGTTGACATGATTCTTAACCATGAAATAACTGATGGAAAAACTATAATAGGTGTTCTGATGGCTGAGAGGATGCTTCGTGAAAAGTAA
- the proC gene encoding pyrroline-5-carboxylate reductase, whose protein sequence is MKKIGFIGTGMMGTAMIKGIIGAKIVNPSDIHVFDLDKAKLEVLCNDLRVNAEESSREIVNKCDFVFLAVKPNVVKIVLEDIKDVFSNEKLFISIAAGIPLKTYKNTLGQDKKIIRAMPNTPAVIGEGMTIISFDSCVQDSEVKEAMDLLSSLGKVECMDEKLMNEVVALTGSSPAYIFMLIEAMADAAVLSGIPRQTAYRLASQAVAGSAKMVAETGKHPGELKDQVCSPAGTTIEAVAALEKNGFRNSIMEAMNECTKKAKELGKIYG, encoded by the coding sequence ATGAAAAAAATTGGTTTTATAGGTACTGGGATGATGGGAACAGCAATGATAAAAGGAATAATAGGGGCAAAAATTGTCAACCCTTCAGATATTCATGTTTTTGATTTGGACAAGGCAAAGCTTGAAGTATTATGCAATGATTTGAGAGTAAATGCTGAAGAAAGTTCACGTGAGATTGTAAATAAATGCGATTTTGTATTTCTTGCGGTTAAGCCAAACGTCGTAAAGATAGTTTTGGAAGATATAAAGGATGTATTTTCCAATGAAAAGCTTTTCATAAGTATTGCCGCTGGTATTCCCCTCAAAACCTACAAGAATACGCTTGGCCAAGACAAAAAAATAATAAGGGCTATGCCAAATACACCGGCTGTAATTGGTGAAGGAATGACTATCATAAGCTTTGATTCTTGTGTTCAGGATAGCGAAGTAAAAGAAGCTATGGATTTGCTAAGCTCTCTTGGAAAAGTAGAATGTATGGATGAAAAACTTATGAATGAAGTTGTAGCACTTACTGGTAGCAGTCCTGCGTATATTTTTATGTTAATAGAAGCAATGGCAGATGCGGCTGTTTTATCAGGTATCCCAAGACAGACTGCGTACAGGCTTGCTTCTCAGGCGGTGGCAGGTAGTGCAAAAATGGTAGCGGAGACAGGTAAGCATCCGGGAGAATTAAAAGATCAGGTTTGCTCACCGGCAGGTACTACAATTGAAGCGGTTGCTGCCCTGGAAAAGAACGGGTTCAGAAACTCAATAATGGAAGCTATGAACGAGTGTACAAAAAAAGCCAAAGAACTTGGTAAGATCTACGGATAA
- the spoIIM gene encoding stage II sporulation protein M, with translation MIHKTASVVKEHIRDNKYTYLSLFIFYIIGIVAGSLTVNELDYNQKTEMTTFFNDFLKLLNNNNVNGISLLKISLLDSIRVIILFWLLGVTVIGLPVYYLTIGIRGFSTGFSSGIIMGVLGEKGVLVSIFCFLPKEILTIPFIIALGVNGIRLTKGIVKNWIRKPVKKEDTLKFKFLPYCFVTLFFSLFILVMTILDAFIAPFTLRLLTFL, from the coding sequence GTGATTCACAAAACAGCGAGTGTTGTAAAAGAACACATAAGAGACAATAAATATACTTACCTGAGTTTATTTATTTTTTATATAATCGGAATTGTAGCAGGCTCTCTTACTGTAAATGAGCTAGACTACAACCAGAAAACCGAAATGACCACATTTTTTAATGACTTTTTAAAGCTGTTGAACAACAATAATGTAAATGGAATATCTTTGCTTAAAATTTCTTTACTGGATAGTATAAGAGTAATAATACTATTCTGGCTGCTTGGCGTTACTGTAATAGGATTGCCTGTTTACTACCTTACTATAGGAATAAGGGGATTCAGTACCGGCTTCAGTTCAGGTATTATAATGGGAGTTCTGGGGGAAAAAGGAGTGTTAGTTTCAATCTTCTGTTTTCTCCCTAAAGAAATTTTAACAATACCTTTTATAATTGCTCTTGGAGTAAATGGTATAAGATTAACAAAAGGAATAGTAAAAAATTGGATTAGAAAGCCTGTTAAAAAAGAAGACACATTAAAGTTCAAATTTTTACCATATTGTTTTGTTACTTTATTCTTTTCTTTATTTATACTGGTTATGACAATTTTGGATGCTTTTATTGCACCGTTTACATTAAGATTACTGACATTTTTATAG
- the rnhA gene encoding ribonuclease HI — protein MKQIEIYTDGACSGNPGAGGWGAVLMYGEHKIEISGFEKSTTNNKMELTAAYEALKRLKEPCRVNLYSDSAYLVNAFLQGWLDKWIKNGWKRNKNEEVKNVDLWKELVKLADIHEIKWIKVKGHADNEYNNRCDKLATDEIKKNS, from the coding sequence ATGAAGCAGATAGAAATATACACCGATGGGGCCTGTTCTGGGAATCCGGGTGCAGGAGGCTGGGGAGCAGTGCTCATGTATGGCGAGCATAAAATTGAAATATCCGGATTCGAAAAGAGTACAACAAATAATAAAATGGAGCTAACTGCGGCATATGAAGCTCTGAAAAGACTAAAAGAGCCATGCAGGGTGAATTTGTACAGTGACAGTGCTTACCTCGTAAATGCCTTTTTGCAGGGTTGGTTGGATAAGTGGATTAAAAATGGATGGAAGCGAAATAAGAACGAGGAAGTAAAAAACGTAGATTTATGGAAGGAACTGGTTAAGCTTGCAGATATTCATGAAATTAAATGGATAAAGGTTAAGGGCCATGCAGATAATGAATATAATAATCGATGTGACAAGCTTGCAACAGATGAGATTAAGAAAAACAGCTAG